TGGATCAACTGCATTATACGGTTGAAATTGGACAAAATCTGAAACAGAATCTGCTAAATTCCATGAGTCATCAATAAATCCATCAATATGGATTTCTTTATCAATTAAATTTAAATTCAATTCTTTTTCAGAATTTTGCGAATTTATATCATTTATTAAAAATGAAAGAAAAACTAAAGCGAAAATAGATTTCATAACTTTCCTGAATTTGCTCTTTTTTTGACGTAATAATTAATTATTGGTTCAGTTTTTAGTTAATTAAAAATTGTTTAGCACAAAATTTTTGTTGAATCATTTTGAAACACAAAATTTACGTTTTTCATTTTAAGACGATTCAATTATTACTGAAAAGTTCCCTTTTAATCTAAATTCTAACTTTTTGATATTGGCATTATAGTTGGATAGTTAAGATCAAATATCAAAATAGAATACTCAAAAGGAGCCAGAATGATTTACGAAGCAGAAAAATTTGATTGGACAATTGATAATAGAGGAAGCAATAAATTAAACCATAACTTATACAGAACTCCTCAAGGAAATATATATTATCATAGAATTAAATTTAATAATTCTGATGAAGAAATCATTTCGCAAGTTAACCCTGATGTAATTTGGGCTTTAGAATTTGAGGAATCTGAAATTAAAAAATATTATTTACAATCACGTAACTGGTTAACAAAAGAGTATCAAAAGGCTTCTTAGTTGTAGATTTATTCAATAACTCCTTTTGGAAAATTTATACAAAGGATCTTTCTAAAATTTAGAAGATCCTTTTTTTATATTTCCTCAAAACTTTGATTTGGTAGCCAGCCAACCTTTCCATCGGAAAGTTTAATTTTTGTCCAACTTCCAACTTTATCTTCAATTTCAAACTTTATTCCTTCATGAATTACAAATGCATCATTTGCTTGAATATCCGGAGAAATTTTTGCTGAAATTACTGATTGAAGTAAAATTCCGTTATTATTTGTTACTTCACGATTTATACTTGAAATGAACAAAATTATTGATACAATAAGCAAAATTGAACTAATTGTTCCTGAAATTAACGCTAATTTTTGAAGTTGAATGTTTCTGATTAAAAAGAAAATTCCAATACTTATTAGCAACAATAAATAAAAGATGAAAATAATAATTTGCCAAGAAGTTGAAGTAAATTGTGAAAGTAAAACATTCCACCAATGCACAAAAAATAATGGAGGAATTTCTTGAATTTTATCAACTGTTCTTGAGTTTGCAATTCTTAAATTATAAGCGGCATCTTCGTTTGATGGAGATATTTTAAGAGTTTTTTCATAATACAAAATTGATTTTCCTAAATGACCAACTTTAAAATATGTATTTCCTAAATTGTAAAATAATTCTCCGCTAATGTAACCTTGTTTTAAAATTGATTCATAACTGGAAATTGCTTCGCTATATTGCTTATTTTGGTAAAAATCGTTTCCTTGTTTCATAATAGTTTCCAAATCTTGAGCAGAAACTTTTATGAGGAAAGCAAAAAGCAAAATTGTAAATAATAAATTTTTCATATTTATAATTATTTTTTAACAGAAACGGAATTTTCTAATTTACCGATAATTTCTTCAACACCTTTATATAAAGATTTATCATTATCACTTCCAACAGCATTTGGAGCAAATCTTGCAAATTCACATTTCTCAGAAATTTTCTTCAGATTATTTATAAAATCTTCATCCAAATTATAATTTCTTAATTTATCAATTGCTCTATCTAAAGTAAATTCAGCTTGTTGAATTCCTAATTTATCACCTAAATATCCAAATAATGCAGATGATAAATTATTGTAATATCCGCCTAAATCATTTTTTTCTAAAGATAAATTTGCATCTTTAAGTTTTATTTTGGCATTTTTTACTGCTTTTTGATAACGCAATAAAGATAAATTTCCAGCTAATTTATTTTGCTGATTATTGAAAAATATTAGTCCGACTAAAATGCCCAATGGTAAAATTAAACCAATCCAAAACAAGAAACTTATTTTTGCAACTTCTTCTTTTTTAATAAAATCTGAAGTTGATGTTACAATGTATCTAATATCTTCATTTAAAAGTTTTACATCTTCTTTTGAATAACCTGAAACGATTTGTGAATTTACGCCGGTTCCTTCTTTAACATTTATGGTGAAAGGAGAAGACTGCAAAGTTATATATTCATTTTTATCCAAATCGAAATAAGTAAACTCTAATGGTTGAATTTCTTTTACGCCGGGAATTCTTGGAACAATTAAAAATTCTATATCTTTTCTTCCGGAAACCAAATTTGATCTAAAGATTTTCTCGCTCGTTTTTGGTTCATATTTTTCAAATCCGGCTGGGAAATTAA
The nucleotide sequence above comes from Ignavibacteriota bacterium. Encoded proteins:
- a CDS encoding tetratricopeptide repeat protein, whose product is MKQGNDFYQNKQYSEAISSYESILKQGYISGELFYNLGNTYFKVGHLGKSILYYEKTLKISPSNEDAAYNLRIANSRTVDKIQEIPPLFFVHWWNVLLSQFTSTSWQIIIFIFYLLLLISIGIFFLIRNIQLQKLALISGTISSILLIVSIILFISSINREVTNNNGILLQSVISAKISPDIQANDAFVIHEGIKFEIEDKVGSWTKIKLSDGKVGWLPNQSFEEI